TATGGTCACCGGTAGAAAAAGCATCAATCCCCAAAGCGAGGAGCTCTTTGTAGTGCGCATAGCTTACCCCTTTCCCATGAGTGGCGTTTTCCGCGTTTGCAAAGACAACGTCAGGTTGAAACTCTTCCCTGAGACTAGGGAGGATTTCTTCCACCGCCTCGCGGCCGGGCTCACCAACGATATCGCCAAAATAGAGTACTCGGATTTCCATACAGACACTCTAGCGAAAAAAGTAGCTCCCTGATAGATTCAGGGAGTGATGCAAGGAACGGCGCCGGATAAAACCCAGACAACTCCCCTTAAAGAACTTGTTTGCCCCGCCTGCGGGCAAACAGTGCCCGTACAACTGGGCAACTACATGGTGGAGCATTTTTATTTCATCCCCCATACCACCAAGGGTGGGGAACCCTGTCCTAAGGGCAGGTGTCATACAGGCATCAGCCTTATGAATTTCGATTAAAAAAGCCGCCCAGTGGGCGGCCTTTTCTTTTACCATTTCACATCCCACCAGTATCTGTTAGATTCACCGTGTTATGGATACTTCCCAAAAAGGTTACTGGTTATTTGTGGAGTGCTTCAAGCCGCTCCATCGGTATGGCTTAGGAATTCTTCTGCCCGTGCTGTATGCCTTCGCAATGGTATGGTGCCTTGCCGAGAAGCAATTCGCGCCTCTCGTAGCAGTCACTGCCGCCTGGCTTTTCCTAGACATCTTCATCCCCATGCATGCCCGGAAAAACAGTCGTTGGTGGTGGTAGTTCCGGGTTTTTAAAAAGCCGCCCCAGTGGGCGGCCTTTTCTTTTAGCTAGCAAACGCTTGGTGGCGCGTTTCCCTAATCACATTTACCCTCACCTGGCCTGGGTAGGTCAGTTCAGCCTCAACTTTGGCAGCAATCTCTTTAGCAAGTTTAGCTGCCTCAAGATCATCTATCTCGTTAGGACGGACAAAGACGCGGACTTCACGCCCTGCCTGGATGGCAAATGACTTGTCCACGCCGGGAAAGGCGTTGGCCACATTCTCCAGCTCCCGCAACCGCTCCACGTACTCCTCGTAGGAGCCACGGCGGGCACCTGGGCGGGCGCCGGAAATGGCATCTGCAGTACGGATGATCCACGCTTCGGTAGTTTCTGCATCTACATCGTCGTGGTGGGCAATGATGGCGTGGACGATATCCTCAGACAGCTTGTACTTGCGCGCAAGGTCGGCGGAAATGTGGTGGTGTGGCGCCTTAATGTCATGATCCAGTGCTTTTCCAAGGTCATGGAGAAGACCGGCTGTACGGGCAACGTTCACATTTGCACCCAGCTCTTCGGCAATGAGGCCGGCAATTTTAGACACCTCAATTGAGTGGGCAAGCATGTTCTGCCCGTATGAGGTGCGGTACTTAAGCTGACCTAGGATCCGGACAATCTCCTTAGGCAAGCCACTCACCTTGGCTTCAAGAACTGCGGCTTCACCGGCTTTGCGGATCTGCACACTCACTTCTTCTTCAGCCTTTTTCACCACTTCCTCAATGCGGGCAGGCTGAATACGGCCGTCCTTAATGAGCTGTGATAGGGCCAGACGGCCAATTTCACGGCGGACTGGGTCAAAGGAGCTAACCAGAACAGTGTCAGGACTGTCATCAATGAGG
The DNA window shown above is from Verrucomicrobiia bacterium and carries:
- the rny gene encoding ribonuclease Y — translated: MESIVLLVGIIAGLASGFLVSERRVSTKSKGAEKEAEKIVKKAQDEAEKRRSDLLKEAEERQEFLRDLEKSLKNREESLNKRGIEMDRLRVEWEQKNAELVQIKEAVREIREKQEASLERIGKMTKDEAKQALMNLVEKSQKDDLLRKMKALDDETDSAVDAEARKRLATVLARISSDVTAENTVFAVTIPSDEMKGRLIGKEGRNIMAFEKATGVDLLIDDSPDTVLVSSFDPVRREIGRLALSQLIKDGRIQPARIEEVVKKAEEEVSVQIRKAGEAAVLEAKVSGLPKEIVRILGQLKYRTSYGQNMLAHSIEVSKIAGLIAEELGANVNVARTAGLLHDLGKALDHDIKAPHHHISADLARKYKLSEDIVHAIIAHHDDVDAETTEAWIIRTADAISGARPGARRGSYEEYVERLRELENVANAFPGVDKSFAIQAGREVRVFVRPNEIDDLEAAKLAKEIAAKVEAELTYPGQVRVNVIRETRHQAFAS